Below is a window of Rhodoglobus vestalii DNA.
GGCGGGTGAATTTGTGGTTGATTGCGGGGCCGAGGGCTGTGGTGAAGGCGGCTGACCGGTAGCAGGAACCGTTGTCGGTCATCACGGCGGTCACGGTGATGCCGGCATCGACGAAGAACTGGTTCGCGCGGCGCCAGAACCCGGACGCGGTTTCCTTCTTCTCATCGTCGAGGATCTCTGAATATGCCAGTCGGGAGTGGTCGTCGACGGCGTGATGCAGGAACGAGTATCCGCGGCCGCCTTTCTGGTTGTTGTGGTTGCCGATGGTGCGGCCTAACTTTCGGTGGCCGCCCCCGTTAGGGATACGTCCTTGTTTCTTGATATCAACGTGCACCAGCTCGCCCGGTATCGCTTTCTCATAGCGCACGGGTTTTGATCGTCGGACGAGGAGTCCCGTGCTTTGGTCGAGCCAGGCGAGTTTTGGCATCCGATAGCGGGCTAGTACCCGCTCGACTGTGGAGCGATTGAGGTGCAGGTGGTAACTGATCCGATGTGGTCCCCACCGACGGGTGAATCGCAACGCGATGATGCGTCGCTCAAGGCGGCGCGAGGTGCGCGCCGGTGAACGATTCGGTCGTGAGGAGCGGTCAGTCAGGGGTTGACAAGCGCGAAAACGTGCAGCCCATTTCGATGCTGTTGATGGTGAACATTGGAATCGTTCTGCGGCACGACGAGCGGACCAGCCGCCTTCCACGATCAGACGAGCAAGACGAAGCCGCCCCTCCGGGGC
It encodes the following:
- a CDS encoding IS481 family transposase is translated as MTHANAPFAPEGRLRLARLIVEGGWSARRAAERFQCSPSTASKWAARFRACQPLTDRSSRPNRSPARTSRRLERRIIALRFTRRWGPHRISYHLHLNRSTVERVLARYRMPKLAWLDQSTGLLVRRSKPVRYEKAIPGELVHVDIKKQGRIPNGGGHRKLGRTIGNHNNQKGGRGYSFLHHAVDDHSRLAYSEILDDEKKETASGFWRRANQFFVDAGITVTAVMTDNGSCYRSAAFTTALGPAINHKFTRPYRPQTNGKVERFNRTLAEEWAYAHTYLSDEARAATYPAWLHSYNHHRPHTGIGGQTPSDRVHNLTGNYT